A single genomic interval of Synergistales bacterium harbors:
- a CDS encoding P1 family peptidase yields MNEKGWLVGNATLEDGSRGCTVLLFPGRAMASCDVRGGAPGTRDTAALDPSCSVEGIDGLFFTGGSVFGLDAAAGVVDYAREQGYGFDTGIIRVPIIPGACIFDFTHGGPQSAPDAAAARGACETAGPLERCPRGAVGAGAGATVGKYRGFEQAMPGGLGWSVLRSGALEVAALVVVNAVGAVRNEEGHWLAGARDGRGGIEPPLDAMAEGGMGITWGTSTTLAAVCTNAVLTKAEAARIAIMGHDGLAQAIFPLHTPYDGDTVFCAATGAVEAESVRVGTFATAALAAAVRSVFASLARTEEGKGCP; encoded by the coding sequence ATGAACGAGAAGGGTTGGCTGGTTGGCAACGCGACGCTGGAAGACGGCAGCAGGGGCTGTACGGTGCTGCTCTTTCCGGGGCGCGCCATGGCCTCCTGCGATGTGCGGGGCGGCGCGCCGGGAACGCGGGACACCGCCGCGCTGGACCCGTCGTGCTCCGTGGAGGGGATCGACGGGCTCTTTTTCACCGGCGGCAGCGTCTTCGGCCTCGATGCGGCCGCCGGCGTCGTCGACTACGCCCGGGAGCAGGGCTACGGTTTCGATACGGGGATCATCAGGGTGCCCATCATCCCGGGAGCCTGCATCTTCGACTTCACCCACGGCGGGCCGCAGAGTGCGCCCGACGCGGCCGCCGCCCGTGGGGCCTGCGAGACCGCCGGTCCCCTGGAGCGCTGCCCCAGGGGCGCCGTCGGCGCCGGCGCCGGGGCGACGGTGGGCAAGTACAGAGGCTTCGAGCAGGCCATGCCCGGAGGCCTCGGCTGGTCGGTGCTCCGGAGCGGTGCGCTGGAGGTGGCCGCCCTGGTGGTGGTCAACGCCGTGGGCGCCGTGCGGAACGAAGAGGGGCATTGGCTTGCCGGCGCCCGTGACGGCCGGGGCGGCATCGAGCCGCCGCTGGACGCCATGGCCGAAGGCGGCATGGGGATCACCTGGGGGACCAGCACCACCCTGGCCGCGGTCTGCACCAACGCGGTTCTCACCAAGGCGGAGGCCGCCCGGATCGCCATCATGGGACACGACGGCCTGGCCCAGGCGATCTTCCCCCTGCACACCCCCTACGACGGCGATACGGTCTTCTGCGCCGCCACCGGCGCTGTGGAAGCCGAGAGCGTCCGTGTGGGCACCTTCGCCACCGCCGCGCTGGCTGCGGCGGTGCGGAGCGTGTTTGCGTCCCTGGCGAGGACGGAAGAAGGGAAGGGATGTCCATGA
- a CDS encoding PAS domain-containing protein, giving the protein MTQADRQHRNDTPLGQTNGQLRGILDYSPLLINVFDLNGTYLLVSRATCDMFGMSSGELVGRTFRELLPPETAATFQSRIDEVVRRRASLTVEDRMEIGGVERIFDTTLFPIFDSRRNLTAICGIAHDITDRVRAEEALEAARDCAEEASRAKSAFLANMSHEFRTPLNGIVGMLQLLETTDPDDEQAEYLQLALTSSSRLTRLLSDLLDIANAETGRLEIHPAPFDIRDAVDPVVELFAVTAREKGIALRSFLDPDLPPSLTGDAARVRQVLFNLVANSVRFTDSGTVSLDVSSRPGESGGALPVCFTVADTGCGIPQERLEAMFHPFVQADDAYNRHHEGPGLGLSLSRRLVERMGGTIDMESAPGQGTTVRVVLPFDPPA; this is encoded by the coding sequence ATGACCCAGGCCGACCGGCAGCACCGGAACGACACCCCCCTTGGCCAGACCAACGGACAGCTCCGGGGCATCCTGGACTACAGCCCGCTGCTGATCAACGTCTTCGACCTGAACGGCACCTACCTGCTGGTGAGCCGGGCCACCTGCGACATGTTCGGGATGTCTTCCGGGGAGCTGGTGGGCCGCACCTTCCGGGAGCTGCTGCCCCCCGAGACGGCGGCGACCTTCCAGTCGCGGATCGACGAGGTGGTGCGGCGGCGCGCATCCCTGACCGTGGAGGACCGGATGGAGATCGGCGGGGTGGAGCGCATCTTCGACACCACCCTCTTTCCCATCTTCGACAGCCGGCGGAACCTGACGGCCATCTGCGGGATCGCCCACGACATCACCGACCGCGTCCGCGCCGAGGAGGCGCTGGAGGCGGCCAGGGATTGCGCCGAGGAGGCCAGCCGGGCCAAGTCCGCCTTTCTGGCCAACATGAGCCACGAGTTCCGCACCCCCCTGAACGGCATCGTGGGGATGCTCCAGCTGCTGGAGACCACCGATCCCGACGACGAGCAGGCCGAGTACCTGCAGCTGGCGCTCACCTCCTCCAGTCGGCTGACCCGGCTGCTCTCGGACCTCCTGGATATCGCCAATGCCGAGACGGGACGGCTGGAGATCCATCCCGCCCCCTTCGACATCAGGGACGCCGTGGACCCGGTAGTGGAGCTCTTCGCCGTCACCGCCAGGGAGAAGGGGATCGCCCTCCGCTCTTTCCTGGACCCCGATCTGCCCCCCAGCCTGACGGGCGACGCCGCGCGGGTGCGGCAGGTGCTCTTCAACCTGGTGGCCAACAGCGTGAGGTTCACCGACAGCGGCACCGTCTCCCTGGATGTCTCGTCCCGGCCGGGGGAGAGCGGCGGTGCGCTGCCGGTCTGTTTCACCGTGGCCGATACGGGCTGCGGCATCCCCCAGGAGCGTCTTGAGGCCATGTTCCATCCCTTCGTCCAGGCCGACGACGCCTACAACCGCCACCACGAGGGGCCGGGGCTGGGGCTCTCTCTCAGCAGGCGGCTGGTGGAGCGCATGGGCGGCACCATCGACATGGAGAGCGCCCCCGGGCAGGGCACCACCGTGCGGGTGGTGCTCCCCTTCGATCCGCCCGCCTGA
- a CDS encoding response regulator transcription factor, whose amino-acid sequence MSMITVLLADDHPLTRSGIAGYLEREEDMELIGEAADGDEAWRQIQRLRPTVALLDIRMPGMDGVAVVRKIKEAKLPVTSLMLTSYDAQQYVVTSLRAGAKGYVLKTATPEELARAIRVVSGGGVYLDREVSRSMEEGEFTPESLSEREREVLLLAARGLSSKEAARQLYISDRTVQTHLASIYDKLGAKNKTEAMLLALKYGVVTLEDLLE is encoded by the coding sequence ATGTCCATGATCACGGTACTTCTGGCCGACGACCACCCGCTGACCCGGTCCGGCATCGCCGGCTACCTGGAGCGGGAGGAGGATATGGAGCTCATCGGCGAGGCCGCCGACGGCGACGAGGCCTGGCGGCAGATCCAGCGACTGCGGCCCACCGTAGCGCTTCTGGATATCCGGATGCCCGGCATGGACGGCGTGGCGGTGGTGCGCAAGATCAAGGAGGCCAAACTGCCGGTCACCTCGCTGATGCTCACCTCCTATGACGCCCAGCAGTACGTGGTCACCTCGCTGCGGGCCGGCGCCAAGGGGTACGTGCTGAAGACAGCCACCCCCGAGGAGCTCGCCCGGGCGATCCGGGTGGTCTCCGGCGGCGGGGTCTATCTGGACCGGGAGGTCTCCCGGAGCATGGAGGAGGGGGAGTTCACACCGGAGTCCCTCTCGGAGCGGGAGCGGGAGGTGCTGCTCCTGGCCGCCCGCGGGCTCTCCAGCAAGGAGGCCGCCAGGCAGCTCTACATCAGCGACCGCACCGTCCAGACCCACCTGGCCTCCATCTACGATAAGCTGGGCGCCAAGAACAAGACCGAAGCCATGCTCCTGGCGCTGAAGTACGGGGTGGTGACCCTGGAGGACCTGCTGGAGTGA
- a CDS encoding sensor histidine kinase gives MKRHLLAVLTLAILVPSIAILISAGLGMIQHEDVMKRVARSYVQDLAESVASRIEAGRSSSSRFPEMPVLMPSMLRLFSWGFSLPGWVAVVDETGTVLTVTQETEAVSRILPGEIPIGEAFEIKDEKGGKYTVAAYPVGTTGWFVVAAVSWEQLLGPMVRYGVLWTLMVGILAICGIGAVFALWKWLIAPLRGLQTEVSRLNWGEELPERDDPGAVFELRRLRVVLRQLARTAIEKNELMRRYVTDMVRVQEEEQSRLAREIHDGPLQGVTALIQQLRLARTAKDQEELERRLGFAEEGAGQAVRELRSLCDTLSPPWLDLGLAKALTELCERLEQQLEITIQVDVDEQMEERLSEQSIFALFRVAQEAVNNAARHGRAGRVAITAAATEEACILDIDDDGKGFVPEKDLTALRVEGHRGLANMAERLTLIGGELEIDSEPGKGTRIRCVLPCGGEQSAPGSLEGTVSGTN, from the coding sequence GTGAAACGACATCTCCTGGCCGTCCTGACCCTGGCCATCCTGGTCCCCTCCATCGCCATCCTCATCTCCGCGGGGCTCGGGATGATCCAGCACGAAGACGTGATGAAGCGCGTGGCCCGCTCCTACGTTCAGGACCTGGCCGAGAGCGTGGCCTCCCGGATCGAGGCCGGGCGGAGCAGCAGCAGCCGCTTCCCCGAGATGCCGGTGCTCATGCCCTCCATGCTGCGGCTCTTCTCCTGGGGCTTCTCGCTGCCCGGCTGGGTGGCCGTGGTGGACGAAACCGGCACGGTGCTCACCGTCACCCAGGAGACCGAGGCGGTCTCCCGCATCCTGCCCGGGGAGATCCCCATCGGCGAGGCCTTCGAGATCAAGGACGAGAAAGGCGGCAAGTACACCGTGGCCGCCTATCCCGTGGGGACCACCGGATGGTTCGTGGTGGCCGCCGTCTCCTGGGAGCAGCTGCTGGGCCCCATGGTGCGCTACGGCGTACTCTGGACCCTCATGGTGGGCATCCTGGCCATCTGCGGCATCGGGGCGGTCTTCGCGCTCTGGAAGTGGCTCATCGCGCCGCTCCGGGGGCTCCAGACGGAGGTCTCCCGGCTCAACTGGGGGGAGGAGCTCCCCGAACGGGACGACCCCGGCGCCGTCTTCGAGCTGCGGCGTCTCCGGGTGGTGCTCCGTCAGCTGGCCCGGACGGCCATCGAGAAGAACGAGCTCATGCGCCGCTACGTGACCGACATGGTCCGCGTTCAGGAGGAGGAGCAGTCCCGGCTGGCCCGGGAGATCCACGACGGCCCGCTGCAGGGCGTGACGGCGCTGATCCAGCAGCTCCGCCTGGCCCGGACCGCCAAGGACCAGGAGGAGCTGGAACGCCGGCTGGGCTTCGCCGAGGAGGGCGCCGGACAGGCCGTTCGGGAGCTCCGCAGCCTCTGCGACACCCTCTCGCCGCCCTGGCTGGACCTGGGGCTCGCCAAGGCGCTCACCGAACTCTGCGAGCGGCTGGAGCAGCAGCTGGAGATCACCATCCAGGTGGATGTGGACGAACAGATGGAAGAGCGTCTCTCGGAGCAGTCCATCTTCGCCCTCTTCCGGGTGGCCCAGGAGGCGGTGAACAACGCCGCCCGGCACGGCAGGGCCGGGCGGGTGGCCATCACCGCCGCCGCCACTGAAGAGGCCTGCATCCTCGACATCGACGACGACGGCAAGGGCTTCGTCCCCGAGAAGGACCTCACCGCCCTCCGGGTGGAGGGGCACCGGGGACTGGCCAACATGGCCGAGCGCCTCACCCTCATCGGCGGCGAACTGGAGATCGATTCGGAACCGGGGAAAGGGACGCGGATCCGCTGCGTTTTGCCCTGCGGCGGAGAACAGAGCGCACCCGGCAGCCTGGAAGGGACAGTCAGCGGCACCAACTAA
- the citF gene encoding citrate lyase subunit alpha: MTDWVRNALGRQVPRSIPGLGELLPYQGPMARIGGETSVPRICPPLKPEPPTRNKVTHNLKKAIEDSGLENGMTISFHHHLRNGDAVLPMVLEALREMGFANLTLAPSSLTGAHDCVADYVRSGTVDRIFTSGLRGEVGRMVSRGEMEIPVVVRSHGGRARAVEEGSIAVDVAFIAAPACDALGNMTGSEGRSACGSMGYPMVDARYAGHVIALTDNLTDYPLAPRISIPQHQVNQVVEIDSLGDPAKIATGAARITRNPVDLRIAGSCYDLIQASGMLAPGVSFQVGAGGISLATASYVRTAMRERGIRGSFGLGGITGYMAGMLEEGLFKALYDVQSFDASVRDSLAHNPSHMEIDASWYANPLNRGCVAHNLDIVVLAALDIDTDFNVNVLTGNDGFLRGASGGHSDTAAGSSLCIVAAPSFRGGVPTIKEHVNTVVTPGETVDAVVTERGICINPRREDLLQAATRAGLPVVDIERLHADVVALTGRPEPVAFDEDRVVALVEYRDGTIIDCAYKVEE; this comes from the coding sequence ATGACCGACTGGGTGCGCAACGCCCTGGGACGGCAGGTGCCCCGCAGCATTCCCGGCCTCGGGGAGCTGCTCCCCTACCAGGGGCCCATGGCGCGGATCGGCGGGGAGACGTCGGTGCCCCGGATCTGTCCGCCCCTGAAGCCCGAACCGCCCACGCGGAACAAGGTGACCCACAACCTGAAGAAGGCCATCGAGGACTCGGGGCTGGAGAACGGGATGACCATCTCCTTCCACCACCATCTGCGCAACGGCGACGCCGTGCTGCCCATGGTGCTGGAGGCGCTGCGGGAGATGGGCTTTGCCAACCTCACCCTGGCCCCCAGCTCCCTCACCGGCGCCCACGACTGCGTGGCCGACTACGTCCGCAGCGGCACGGTGGACCGCATCTTCACCTCCGGACTGCGCGGCGAGGTGGGGCGGATGGTCTCCCGGGGCGAGATGGAGATCCCCGTGGTGGTCCGCAGCCACGGCGGGCGGGCCAGGGCCGTCGAGGAGGGGAGCATCGCCGTCGACGTGGCCTTCATCGCCGCCCCCGCCTGCGACGCCCTGGGCAACATGACCGGCAGCGAGGGACGCTCCGCCTGCGGCTCCATGGGCTATCCCATGGTGGACGCCCGCTACGCAGGGCACGTCATCGCCCTCACCGACAACCTGACGGACTACCCGCTGGCCCCGCGGATCTCCATCCCCCAGCATCAGGTGAACCAGGTGGTGGAGATCGACAGCCTCGGCGATCCCGCAAAGATCGCCACCGGCGCCGCACGGATCACCCGCAACCCCGTGGACCTGCGCATCGCCGGGAGCTGCTACGACCTCATCCAGGCCTCGGGGATGCTCGCTCCCGGCGTCTCCTTCCAGGTGGGCGCCGGCGGGATCTCCCTGGCCACCGCCTCCTACGTCCGCACCGCCATGCGGGAGCGGGGCATCCGGGGGAGCTTCGGCCTGGGCGGCATCACCGGCTACATGGCCGGCATGCTGGAAGAAGGGCTCTTCAAGGCCCTCTACGACGTGCAGAGCTTCGACGCCTCGGTGCGGGACTCCCTGGCCCACAACCCCAGCCACATGGAGATCGACGCCTCCTGGTACGCCAACCCCCTCAACCGGGGCTGCGTGGCCCACAACCTGGACATCGTCGTCCTGGCGGCGCTGGACATCGACACCGACTTCAACGTCAACGTCCTCACCGGCAACGACGGCTTCCTGCGGGGCGCCTCCGGCGGGCACTCCGACACCGCCGCCGGATCGTCGCTCTGCATCGTGGCCGCGCCCTCCTTCCGGGGCGGCGTGCCCACCATCAAGGAGCACGTCAACACCGTGGTCACCCCCGGCGAGACGGTGGACGCCGTGGTGACCGAGCGGGGCATCTGCATCAACCCCCGGCGGGAGGATCTGCTGCAGGCGGCGACCAGAGCGGGGCTGCCGGTGGTGGATATCGAGAGGCTGCACGCCGATGTGGTCGCACTCACCGGCAGACCCGAGCCGGTGGCCTTCGACGAGGACAGGGTGGTGGCCCTGGTGGAGTACCGGGACGGCACCATCATCGACTGCGCCTATAAAGTGGAAGAGTAG
- a CDS encoding citrate lyase acyl carrier protein → MRERTAQAGTLESSDCLVTVAASDTTDIDYRGANAALFGGRTRSLIMAILRERGIEGVSIQVQDQGALEPTLRARLETALDRQAAPGAAAGR, encoded by the coding sequence GTGAGAGAACGAACGGCCCAGGCCGGAACCCTGGAGTCCTCGGACTGCCTGGTGACGGTCGCCGCAAGCGATACAACGGATATCGACTACCGGGGGGCCAATGCGGCCCTCTTCGGCGGGCGGACCCGCTCGCTGATCATGGCGATCCTCCGGGAACGGGGGATCGAAGGCGTCAGCATCCAGGTGCAGGACCAGGGCGCGCTGGAGCCCACGCTGCGGGCGCGGCTGGAGACCGCCCTGGACCGGCAGGCCGCCCCGGGCGCCGCGGCGGGGAGGTGA
- a CDS encoding CoA ester lyase, with protein sequence MARVCRSMLYVPGNSPSMLQHAPIFGADSVLLDLEDAVAITEKDAARHLTARFLRALDFGDTIVTVRLNGADTDFFEEDVRAIVPCRPDAVRLPKCQSAGDVRRLDELIADLERNEGLPQGGVKIHAMIETARGVEHAYEIACAAPRVDALTLGGQDLTADMGVRKTPGGNEIFYARTRVVTAARAAGIDVFDTVWTDVNDNEGLLEETRMVIGLGFTGKAAIHPGQIEWIHRAFVPERKEVRHAERVVAAADEAERRGKGAVAVDGRMIDAPVVTKARHILELARLYGMEGGEEE encoded by the coding sequence ATGGCCAGAGTCTGCCGCTCCATGCTCTACGTACCTGGCAACAGCCCCTCCATGCTCCAGCACGCGCCCATCTTCGGCGCCGACAGCGTTCTGCTGGACCTGGAGGACGCCGTGGCCATCACCGAGAAGGACGCCGCCCGGCACCTGACGGCCCGCTTTCTGCGGGCCCTGGACTTCGGCGACACCATCGTCACCGTCCGGCTCAACGGCGCCGACACGGACTTCTTCGAGGAGGACGTGCGGGCCATCGTCCCCTGCCGGCCCGACGCCGTCCGGCTGCCCAAGTGCCAGTCCGCCGGGGACGTCCGTCGGCTCGATGAGCTGATCGCCGATCTGGAGCGCAACGAGGGCCTCCCCCAAGGGGGGGTGAAGATCCACGCCATGATCGAGACCGCCCGGGGCGTGGAGCACGCCTACGAGATCGCCTGCGCCGCCCCGCGGGTGGACGCCCTCACGCTGGGCGGCCAGGACCTCACCGCCGACATGGGGGTGCGCAAGACCCCCGGCGGGAATGAGATCTTCTACGCCCGCACAAGGGTTGTCACGGCCGCCCGGGCCGCCGGGATCGACGTCTTCGACACCGTCTGGACCGACGTGAACGACAACGAGGGCCTCCTGGAGGAGACCCGGATGGTCATCGGCCTGGGCTTCACCGGCAAGGCCGCCATCCATCCCGGCCAGATCGAGTGGATCCACAGGGCCTTCGTGCCCGAACGCAAAGAGGTCCGCCACGCCGAGCGCGTGGTGGCCGCCGCCGACGAGGCGGAGCGCCGGGGCAAGGGCGCCGTGGCCGTGGACGGCAGGATGATCGACGCCCCCGTGGTGACCAAGGCCCGCCACATCCTGGAACTGGCCCGGCTCTACGGAATGGAAGGGGGAGAGGAAGAATGA
- a CDS encoding PAS domain S-box protein, which translates to FLDTPEAQPRDERREWAELISELTFEGIIIHKKGIAVHCNRSLLAILGYDYNELIGQSVFTFLHEEDRGIGAEHAAMSVTEPYVVRVVRKDGRIFPAEIEGRDFVKDGELYRVAAVRDITERRETQATLRRQRNLLESIIDSVSDILAIQEPDHTIVRYNKAGYDFLGVTPEEADGKKCYELIGRTEPCEECANALARETGRPQQLERYIPELGLTLDCRSAPVFDDQGNIVQIVEHLRDITGRKEAERQLIEAREQAEAASRAKSEFLSNMSHEIRTPLNAVIGFSEFLAQTELDSIQRTYADNVHTAARSLLDVVDDVLDLSKIEAGRLELERVETDMIALIREAARIAGFQAERKGLALKVDIRKGMPRVALVDPVRLKQILANLLSNAVKFTHQGEVELTVCCERSGETACRYRFAVRDTGIGISPEDRRKLFKAFSQADTSTTRQFGGTGLGLVIANSLAEKMGGAIEVESTPGEGSTFSFSVEALCRENVRCRRESTERKRETAPVSMTAPVVLIVEDVPVNLALARGLVSQYLPNARVVEAADGAEAVETARREEPALIIMDVQMPGMDGLQATEAIRREERTGVHRPIVAMTAGVTREERERCLAAGMDDILTKPVQREELRRVLERYSPPRG; encoded by the coding sequence CTTCCTGGACACCCCGGAGGCCCAGCCCCGCGACGAGCGCCGGGAGTGGGCCGAGCTGATCTCCGAGCTCACCTTCGAGGGCATCATCATCCACAAAAAGGGGATCGCCGTCCACTGCAACCGGTCGCTGCTCGCCATCCTGGGCTACGACTACAACGAGCTGATCGGACAGTCCGTTTTCACCTTCCTCCACGAGGAGGACCGGGGGATCGGCGCCGAGCACGCCGCCATGAGCGTCACCGAGCCCTACGTGGTGCGCGTGGTCAGGAAGGACGGCCGGATCTTCCCCGCCGAGATCGAGGGGCGGGACTTCGTGAAGGACGGCGAGCTCTACCGGGTGGCCGCCGTCCGGGACATCACCGAGCGCAGGGAGACCCAGGCCACGCTCCGCCGGCAGCGGAACCTGCTGGAATCCATCATCGACAGCGTCTCCGACATCCTGGCCATCCAGGAGCCGGACCACACCATCGTGCGCTACAACAAGGCGGGCTACGACTTCCTGGGCGTGACCCCCGAGGAGGCGGACGGGAAGAAATGCTACGAGCTGATCGGCCGCACCGAGCCCTGCGAGGAGTGCGCCAACGCCCTGGCCAGGGAGACAGGGCGGCCGCAGCAGCTGGAGCGGTACATCCCCGAGCTGGGGCTCACCCTGGACTGCCGCAGCGCGCCGGTCTTCGACGACCAGGGCAACATCGTCCAGATCGTGGAGCACCTCCGGGACATCACGGGACGCAAGGAGGCCGAGCGGCAGCTCATCGAGGCCCGGGAGCAGGCCGAGGCCGCCAGCAGGGCCAAATCGGAGTTCCTCTCCAACATGAGCCACGAGATCCGCACCCCCCTCAACGCGGTGATCGGCTTCAGCGAGTTCCTCGCCCAGACCGAGCTGGACAGCATCCAGCGGACCTACGCCGACAATGTCCACACCGCCGCCCGGTCGCTCCTGGATGTGGTCGACGACGTCCTGGATCTCTCCAAGATCGAGGCGGGCCGCCTGGAGCTCGAACGGGTGGAGACCGACATGATCGCCCTCATCCGGGAGGCGGCCCGCATCGCCGGCTTCCAGGCCGAGCGCAAGGGGCTGGCGCTGAAGGTGGATATCCGGAAGGGGATGCCCCGCGTGGCCCTGGTGGACCCGGTACGGCTCAAGCAGATCCTCGCGAATCTCCTGAGCAACGCCGTCAAGTTCACCCACCAGGGCGAGGTGGAGCTGACGGTGTGCTGCGAACGCAGCGGCGAGACGGCCTGCCGCTACCGCTTCGCCGTGCGCGACACGGGGATCGGCATCTCACCGGAAGACCGGCGGAAGCTCTTCAAGGCCTTCTCCCAGGCCGACACCTCCACCACCCGCCAGTTCGGCGGCACCGGACTGGGGCTGGTGATCGCCAACTCCCTGGCGGAGAAGATGGGCGGGGCCATCGAGGTGGAGAGCACACCCGGCGAGGGCTCCACCTTCTCCTTCTCCGTCGAGGCCCTCTGCCGGGAAAACGTCCGATGCCGCCGGGAGTCCACAGAGCGGAAGCGGGAGACCGCGCCGGTGAGCATGACCGCCCCGGTGGTTCTGATTGTCGAGGATGTGCCGGTGAACCTGGCGCTGGCCCGCGGCCTCGTCAGTCAGTACCTCCCCAACGCCAGAGTGGTGGAGGCCGCGGACGGCGCCGAGGCGGTGGAGACCGCCCGCCGCGAGGAGCCCGCCCTCATCATCATGGATGTGCAGATGCCCGGCATGGACGGCCTCCAGGCCACCGAGGCCATCCGGCGGGAGGAGCGCACCGGTGTCCACAGGCCGATTGTCGCCATGACCGCCGGCGTCACCAGGGAGGAACGGGAGCGGTGCCTCGCCGCCGGCATGGACGACATCCTCACCAAGCCGGTCCAGCGGGAGGAGCTGCGGCGGGTGCTGGAGCGGTACAGCCCCCCGCGGGGATGA
- a CDS encoding pyruvate carboxylase subunit B codes for MADETGKNTRQKETKQEPGETAGGSAAQKSPSGSARTRTDARTSSRQGGSGGKNAGGKASGASKGGSQAKASGGKSAASSTGSGGQTRSSAAAKAAPADEKPRKIGITETAFRDAHQSIMATRLRTEDMLPIAETMDEVGYHSLEVWGGATFDACMRFLDEDPWERLRSLRERFKKTKLQMLLRGQNIVGYRHYGDDVVREFVKRAVGNGLDIIRIFDALNDLRNMEVAADQVKKEGAHLQLSMSYTISPVHTVEKFGNLAHDMKEMGADSVCIKDMAGLLNPVHAAQLVRAIKEKSGLPVQVHCHYTSGMAAMSYQAALHAGADVVDCAISPFSMGTSQPATESIVASLQGGNLDPGVKLEDLVPASRYFKEMREKYSSQIMGLQGVDVNVLIYQIPGGMYSNLTSQLKEQNALHRMQDVLEEVPRVREEMGYPPLVTPTSQIVGTQATVNVLTGERWKLVPKEVKMYFLGYYGRPPAELDPKIAEKVRAGEEPITTRPGEIIGDELQAARDAVSSVMLQPEDALSYALFPSVARDFLQKKYAARTRQDPGVGELVDDTGYAV; via the coding sequence GTGGCGGACGAGACAGGAAAGAACACCCGGCAGAAGGAAACGAAGCAGGAACCCGGCGAGACGGCCGGCGGGAGCGCCGCACAGAAGAGCCCCTCCGGCAGCGCCCGGACCAGAACAGACGCCAGGACGTCGTCCAGGCAGGGAGGCTCCGGCGGCAAGAACGCCGGCGGCAAGGCCTCCGGCGCCTCCAAGGGCGGGTCGCAGGCCAAGGCCTCCGGCGGCAAGAGCGCAGCATCCTCTACGGGAAGCGGCGGCCAGACCAGAAGCAGTGCCGCGGCCAAGGCCGCACCGGCCGATGAAAAGCCCCGGAAGATCGGGATCACCGAGACGGCCTTCCGGGACGCCCACCAGTCCATCATGGCCACACGGCTGCGCACCGAGGACATGCTGCCCATCGCCGAGACGATGGACGAGGTGGGCTACCACTCCCTGGAGGTCTGGGGCGGGGCCACCTTCGACGCCTGCATGCGCTTCCTCGACGAGGATCCCTGGGAGCGGCTCCGCAGCCTGCGGGAGCGCTTCAAGAAGACCAAGCTCCAGATGCTCCTGCGGGGGCAGAACATCGTGGGCTACCGCCACTACGGCGACGACGTGGTGCGGGAGTTCGTCAAGCGGGCCGTGGGCAACGGCCTGGACATCATCCGCATCTTCGACGCCCTCAACGACCTGCGCAACATGGAGGTGGCCGCCGACCAGGTGAAGAAGGAAGGCGCCCACCTGCAGCTCAGCATGTCCTACACCATCTCCCCGGTGCACACGGTGGAGAAGTTCGGCAACCTGGCCCACGACATGAAGGAGATGGGCGCCGACTCGGTCTGCATCAAGGACATGGCCGGGCTGCTCAACCCGGTCCACGCCGCCCAGCTGGTGCGGGCCATCAAGGAGAAGAGCGGCCTGCCGGTGCAGGTGCACTGCCACTACACCAGCGGCATGGCGGCCATGTCCTACCAGGCGGCGCTGCACGCCGGCGCCGACGTGGTGGACTGCGCCATCTCGCCCTTCTCCATGGGCACCAGCCAGCCCGCCACGGAGAGCATCGTGGCCTCCCTGCAGGGCGGCAACCTGGACCCCGGCGTGAAGCTGGAGGATCTGGTGCCGGCCTCGCGGTACTTCAAGGAGATGCGCGAGAAGTACAGCAGCCAGATCATGGGGCTCCAGGGCGTGGACGTGAACGTCCTGATCTATCAGATCCCCGGCGGGATGTACTCCAACCTCACCAGCCAGCTGAAGGAGCAGAACGCCCTGCACCGGATGCAGGACGTGCTGGAGGAGGTCCCCAGGGTCCGCGAGGAGATGGGCTATCCGCCGCTGGTGACGCCCACCAGCCAGATCGTGGGCACCCAGGCCACGGTGAACGTCCTCACCGGCGAACGCTGGAAGCTGGTGCCCAAGGAGGTCAAGATGTACTTCCTGGGCTACTACGGCCGGCCGCCGGCGGAGCTGGACCCCAAGATCGCCGAGAAGGTCCGCGCCGGCGAGGAGCCCATCACCACCAGGCCCGGCGAGATCATCGGCGACGAGCTGCAGGCCGCCCGGGACGCCGTCTCCTCGGTGATGCTCCAGCCCGAGGACGCCCTGAGCTACGCGCTCTTCCCCTCGGTGGCCCGGGACTTCCTGCAGAAGAAGTACGCCGCCCGGACCCGCCAGGACCCCGGCGTGGGCGAGCTGGTCGACGACACCGGGTATGCCGTCTAG